A genome region from Arachidicoccus soli includes the following:
- a CDS encoding GH92 family glycosyl hydrolase produces the protein MLNGQTLSLTSYVNPLIGSKGDGHIFIGPSCPFGMVKPGPDNSVAANSGYVADSTIPIYGFSQLHVSGTGGGPKYGNISVMPFTGKDDIYARSTWSQQKVSLGLYAVYLNKYQIHTEITTSQHSSLYKFIFNKSTNKTNEESTFKVKIDGGIFLGEKPIPNSREAQQFVGSSVQVLSDSSLQGYSRIRGGWNNGRAYTVYYYVIFDHKFSSFSTWHAEQLYNGISEQKDNSDKTGAIVKFKANDLLGDSLKMRVGISFIGELNAKSNLIEKPNLNDGVNSIFDFQKTYKSLIASWQSYLSRIEIQCVGETSKSENAATNELEIKKTDELQRVYDQKTMFYTALYHTMLMPTDRTGENPNWENTTPYYDDFYAIWDTYRCSSPLLTLIAPDREVAIVNALLQIYVHDGYLPDARSGNDNGRTQGGTNAEIVIADAFVKHLKGINYKLAMEAMLKDAEVPPGGNEEKEGRGGLTDYNSLGYVSHKFVRSGNRTIEYAYDDYCIASVAKGLKMMDVYKRYIRQANNWQNLWRNISDHGSRGFIMPRDADGKWVDSIDCGIVNGRHSKMAYNTPLSKDWPTCVCWWCGVFYEASSWEYSFSIPHDVAAIIAKSGGKQAFIKKLNTLFDNHYYNVGNEPSFLTPDLYHFVGRPDLSSSRILEIIKKNFHPTSDGLPGNDDSGAMSSWFAFHQMGLYPNAGQPYYLINSPAYALTIIHLGKSKSFIIKAKNLSEKNHFIVAATLDGVPLNKSWISHEELMNGKILELTMAAVPNSWATGTSKQDLPPSLSNISLE, from the coding sequence ATGCTAAATGGACAAACACTTTCACTTACCAGTTATGTGAATCCTCTAATCGGTTCAAAAGGTGATGGACATATTTTTATAGGACCTAGCTGCCCTTTTGGAATGGTGAAACCTGGACCAGATAATTCAGTAGCAGCTAATAGTGGATATGTAGCTGATAGCACCATTCCTATTTACGGTTTTAGTCAGTTACATGTTAGCGGAACTGGTGGCGGGCCAAAATATGGAAATATCAGTGTGATGCCCTTTACAGGTAAGGATGATATTTATGCTCGCTCTACCTGGTCGCAGCAAAAAGTGTCACTTGGACTATATGCTGTTTATTTGAATAAATATCAAATCCATACAGAGATTACTACTTCACAGCATTCATCACTTTATAAATTTATTTTTAATAAATCGACAAATAAAACGAATGAAGAAAGTACTTTTAAAGTGAAAATCGATGGAGGTATATTTCTTGGAGAAAAACCGATACCAAATTCGCGGGAAGCGCAGCAATTTGTTGGAAGTAGCGTGCAAGTGCTTTCTGATAGCAGCTTGCAAGGATATTCTAGAATACGAGGAGGTTGGAATAATGGTAGAGCATATACTGTATATTACTATGTAATTTTTGATCATAAGTTTTCTTCATTTAGTACTTGGCATGCTGAACAATTATACAATGGTATCTCGGAACAGAAAGATAATAGCGATAAAACAGGAGCTATCGTAAAATTTAAAGCCAATGATCTTTTGGGAGATAGCCTTAAAATGCGGGTGGGTATTTCTTTTATTGGTGAGTTAAACGCGAAATCTAACTTAATTGAAAAACCCAATTTGAACGATGGGGTTAATTCCATATTTGATTTTCAAAAAACATATAAAAGTCTAATTGCTTCTTGGCAAAGTTATTTGTCCCGCATTGAGATTCAATGTGTAGGAGAGACCTCAAAAAGTGAAAATGCCGCCACAAATGAACTGGAGATAAAAAAAACAGATGAACTGCAGCGGGTATATGATCAGAAAACAATGTTCTACACAGCACTCTATCACACAATGTTGATGCCAACAGATAGAACTGGTGAAAACCCTAATTGGGAAAATACGACCCCTTATTATGATGATTTCTATGCAATCTGGGATACGTATAGGTGCTCTTCTCCCTTACTTACTTTGATTGCGCCAGATAGAGAGGTTGCTATAGTCAATGCCCTTTTACAGATCTATGTCCATGATGGATACCTTCCTGATGCTAGAAGTGGTAATGATAACGGACGCACTCAAGGAGGCACTAATGCAGAGATTGTGATAGCTGATGCCTTTGTTAAACATTTGAAAGGTATCAATTATAAACTGGCAATGGAAGCCATGTTAAAAGATGCAGAGGTTCCTCCTGGTGGTAATGAGGAAAAGGAAGGTCGTGGCGGGTTGACGGATTATAATAGCCTAGGTTATGTTAGCCACAAATTCGTTCGCTCTGGAAATAGGACGATAGAATATGCTTATGATGATTATTGCATTGCCTCTGTGGCAAAAGGATTAAAAATGATGGACGTGTATAAACGCTATATCCGTCAGGCAAATAATTGGCAAAACCTATGGCGTAATATCAGCGACCATGGATCTAGAGGATTTATCATGCCTCGTGACGCTGATGGTAAATGGGTAGATAGTATTGATTGTGGCATTGTAAATGGTCGTCATTCGAAAATGGCTTATAATACACCTTTGTCTAAAGATTGGCCCACCTGTGTTTGTTGGTGGTGTGGTGTTTTTTATGAAGCGAGTAGCTGGGAGTACTCCTTTTCAATTCCACATGACGTAGCAGCTATCATTGCTAAATCAGGAGGGAAACAAGCTTTTATTAAAAAACTTAATACACTTTTTGATAATCATTATTATAATGTAGGCAATGAGCCTTCTTTTTTGACACCTGATCTTTATCATTTTGTAGGAAGACCAGACTTGAGTTCCAGTCGTATTTTAGAAATTATTAAAAAGAATTTCCATCCCACAAGTGATGGCCTACCGGGCAATGATGATAGCGGTGCCATGTCTTCTTGGTTTGCGTTTCATCAAATGGGACTTTATCCAAATGCGGGACAGCCATATTATTTGATTAATTCTCCGGCCTACGCTTTAACGATTATCCATCTAGGTAAATCAAAGAGTTTTATTATCAAAGCGAAAAATCTCTCTGAAAAGAATCATTTTATAGTAGCTGCCACCCTAGATGGAGTACCGCTGAATAAAAGCTGGATTTCTCATGAAGAGCTAATGAATGGCAAAATATTAGAGCTAACCATGGCTGCAGTACCTAATAGCTGGGCAACAGGAACTTCTAAACAGGACTTGCCACCATCCTTATCTAATATTTCTCTTGAGTAA